In a single window of the Anguilla rostrata isolate EN2019 chromosome 4, ASM1855537v3, whole genome shotgun sequence genome:
- the rfxank gene encoding DNA-binding protein RFXANK isoform X2 has product METAEGDVESQCSSSLQPTSSDATAQMTLADQQAASSDSSDQETLVLNLYPIDPPGISHELNDVPVASNGAPLMGLTVTAENKNEDSLFKHSTTLTNRQRGNEVTALPATLDTLSVHQLAAQGEVTQLAAHLSRDRALVNSRDEREFTPLMWAAAFGEIAVVEFLLEKGADPKALARERESALTLASSGGYADIISILLQHGVDINTYDWNGGTPLLYAVRGNHVKCVDTLLAGGADLTVEADSGYSPMDLAVALGHKKVQKVIENHILKLLKQKA; this is encoded by the exons ATGGAAACTGCTGAAGGAGATGTGGAATCTCAGTGTTCTTCCAGTTTGCAGCCAACATCCAGCGACGCAACTGCACAAATGACACTAGCAGACCAACAGGCAGCCAGCAGTGACAGCTCAGATCAAGAGACATTAGTGCTTAATTTGTACCCAATTGACCCACCAGGAATCAGCCATGAGCTAAATGATGTCCCAGTTGCCTCAAATGGAGCACCTCTCATGG GCCTAACCGTCACCGCAGAAAACAAGAACGAGGATAGTTTATTCAAACACTCCACAACTCTAACCAACAGGCAGCGTGGGAATGAGGTCACAGCTCTACCGGCCACTTTAGACA CTCTCTCAGTTCACCAGCTGGCTGCACAGGGTGAGGTCACGCAGCTAGCAGCACACCTGAGCAGAG ACAGGGCTCTGGTGAACAGTCGAGACGAGCGGGAATTCACTCCCCTCATGTGGGCTGCAGCATTCGGGGAGATCGCCGTGGTGGAATTCCTCCTGGAAAAG GGAGCAGATCCTAAAGCTCTggctcgagagagagagagcgccctGACGCTGGCCAGCTCCGGCGGGTACGCCGACATCATCAGCATCCTTCTCCAGCACGGCGTGGACATAAACACATACGACTGG AATGGAGGAACGCCTCTCCTCTATGCAGTACGGGGGAACCACGTGAAGTGTGTGGACACCCTCCTGG CCGGGGGGGCAGATCTGACGGTGGAAGCAGACTCTGGGTACAGCcctatggaccttgctgtggcTCTGGGACACAAGAAGG TCCAAAAGGTGATTGAGAATCACATCCTGAAACTGCTGAAGCAAAAGGCATGA
- the rfxank gene encoding DNA-binding protein RFXANK isoform X1: protein METAEGDVESQCSSSLQPTSSDATAQMTLADQQAASSDSSDQETLVLNLYPIDPPGISHELNDVPVASNGAPLMGLTVTAENKNEDSLFKHSTTLTNRQRGNEVTALPATLDTLSVHQLAAQGEVTQLAAHLSRDRALVNSRDEREFTPLMWAAAFGEIAVVEFLLEKGADPKALARERESALTLASSGGYADIISILLQHGVDINTYDWNGGTPLLYAVRGNHVKCVDTLLAGGADLTVEADSGYSPMDLAVALGHKKGEQIYSSQNQAVPCNCDTVSNLAQKE, encoded by the exons ATGGAAACTGCTGAAGGAGATGTGGAATCTCAGTGTTCTTCCAGTTTGCAGCCAACATCCAGCGACGCAACTGCACAAATGACACTAGCAGACCAACAGGCAGCCAGCAGTGACAGCTCAGATCAAGAGACATTAGTGCTTAATTTGTACCCAATTGACCCACCAGGAATCAGCCATGAGCTAAATGATGTCCCAGTTGCCTCAAATGGAGCACCTCTCATGG GCCTAACCGTCACCGCAGAAAACAAGAACGAGGATAGTTTATTCAAACACTCCACAACTCTAACCAACAGGCAGCGTGGGAATGAGGTCACAGCTCTACCGGCCACTTTAGACA CTCTCTCAGTTCACCAGCTGGCTGCACAGGGTGAGGTCACGCAGCTAGCAGCACACCTGAGCAGAG ACAGGGCTCTGGTGAACAGTCGAGACGAGCGGGAATTCACTCCCCTCATGTGGGCTGCAGCATTCGGGGAGATCGCCGTGGTGGAATTCCTCCTGGAAAAG GGAGCAGATCCTAAAGCTCTggctcgagagagagagagcgccctGACGCTGGCCAGCTCCGGCGGGTACGCCGACATCATCAGCATCCTTCTCCAGCACGGCGTGGACATAAACACATACGACTGG AATGGAGGAACGCCTCTCCTCTATGCAGTACGGGGGAACCACGTGAAGTGTGTGGACACCCTCCTGG CCGGGGGGGCAGATCTGACGGTGGAAGCAGACTCTGGGTACAGCcctatggaccttgctgtggcTCTGGGACACAAGAAGGGTGAGCAGATTTACAGCAGCCAGAATCAGGCAGTCCCGTGTAACTGTGATACGGTTAGCAATCTAGCACAGAAAGAGTAA